Proteins from a single region of Runella sp. SP2:
- a CDS encoding M23 family metallopeptidase: protein MVIKRILVPFFSIFFVIGSFAQKASFPKGYFIFPISPGQKNTLAGVLGDLRANHFHAGIDVRTQQREGLQVLAAADGYISKIKVQTTGYGNVIFIKHSNGMTTVYGHLLSFADPMGSYLREKQYERKTFEIEINPSPEQFPVQKGELIGLSGNTGGSGGPHLHFEIRDSKDNYLNPLFFGFEEVEDEIPPYFNSMAIRPMSLISRVNGEFERISVRPVRQKDGSYNIGQTIKAWGEIGLELIAFDAMNGVNFRNGVNCVEIKLDGKEVFAYNMTSFPSWSTRDYNNVIDYATEQRNGLRYLKCYNPDGNLYGLQKTDGYRGKLQIRDTLTHEVQVTLFDSYENSSILRFKVKGELTETLMMPLGESEQAPSLAYIKTDATENVLKISALGLSQAVPAEIFSKRAPLQLSPAYKSNGETVYLLDLREHLPDSIRIGNKLLRTDFRQRIRPDRIETYKEDRFSIRFGNKSIFDTLYLAVQSRPNGLIINDAYTPLRDAIGVNFRPDALPENPEKTHMYRLDGGRMRFVGGKWEGNSIDFTTRELGSFGLATDTNPPAVRVIQANKKSISARISDGMSGIERFDAYVNGEWVLMNYDYKRSYIWSDKLVDSLDFEGTLRLEVRDRAGNVAVVESEIKEAVVRPAAASKRTKSKAVAGRRKKATKATGKAKKSSKKRAKR, encoded by the coding sequence ATGGTTATAAAACGCATTCTCGTACCGTTTTTCAGTATCTTTTTTGTCATTGGAAGCTTTGCCCAAAAAGCCAGCTTTCCCAAAGGCTATTTTATATTTCCGATTTCTCCTGGGCAAAAAAATACCCTAGCGGGAGTATTGGGTGACTTGCGCGCCAATCACTTCCATGCGGGGATTGACGTCCGTACCCAACAACGCGAAGGTTTGCAAGTGTTGGCTGCTGCCGATGGATATATTTCCAAAATCAAGGTTCAAACAACGGGTTATGGCAATGTGATTTTTATCAAGCACTCCAACGGCATGACCACCGTTTATGGGCACTTGTTGTCGTTTGCCGATCCCATGGGGAGTTATTTGCGGGAAAAACAGTACGAACGCAAAACGTTTGAAATAGAAATAAATCCGTCGCCCGAGCAATTTCCCGTTCAAAAAGGCGAATTGATTGGCCTGTCTGGCAATACAGGAGGGTCGGGAGGCCCGCATTTACACTTTGAAATTCGGGACTCAAAAGACAATTACCTCAATCCACTGTTTTTTGGTTTTGAGGAAGTAGAAGATGAGATTCCGCCGTATTTCAATTCAATGGCCATTCGTCCGATGTCACTGATAAGTCGTGTCAATGGTGAGTTTGAACGAATCAGTGTTCGTCCTGTCCGTCAAAAAGATGGAAGTTATAACATTGGCCAGACTATCAAAGCTTGGGGAGAAATTGGGTTAGAACTGATTGCTTTTGATGCAATGAACGGTGTCAACTTTCGCAATGGTGTCAATTGTGTTGAAATCAAATTGGACGGGAAAGAAGTGTTTGCTTACAACATGACGTCGTTTCCCAGCTGGAGCACCCGCGACTACAACAACGTCATTGATTATGCCACCGAACAACGCAACGGGCTTCGTTATTTAAAATGTTATAACCCCGACGGTAACCTGTATGGTCTCCAAAAAACGGATGGCTATCGGGGAAAACTTCAAATTCGGGATACGCTGACGCACGAAGTACAAGTGACACTTTTTGACTCCTACGAAAATTCGTCGATACTGCGGTTTAAGGTAAAAGGAGAACTTACAGAAACGCTTATGATGCCCTTGGGAGAATCTGAACAGGCACCGAGTTTGGCATACATCAAAACGGATGCGACCGAAAACGTATTAAAAATCAGTGCGTTGGGTTTATCGCAAGCCGTTCCCGCAGAAATTTTCAGTAAGCGTGCGCCCTTGCAACTTTCACCTGCTTACAAATCAAACGGGGAGACGGTTTATTTGCTGGATTTACGCGAACATTTGCCCGACTCGATTCGGATTGGGAATAAGTTACTTCGTACCGATTTTCGGCAACGCATTCGCCCCGACCGAATTGAAACCTACAAAGAAGACCGCTTTTCCATTCGTTTTGGCAATAAAAGCATTTTTGATACGCTGTATTTAGCGGTTCAGTCACGCCCCAATGGCTTGATTATTAACGATGCTTATACGCCACTTCGGGATGCAATTGGAGTGAACTTTCGACCCGACGCCCTGCCCGAAAATCCTGAGAAAACCCACATGTACCGCTTAGATGGCGGACGTATGAGGTTTGTCGGGGGGAAATGGGAAGGAAATTCGATTGATTTTACCACCCGAGAACTTGGGAGTTTTGGGTTGGCTACCGACACCAACCCACCAGCCGTTCGAGTGATTCAAGCCAATAAAAAAAGCATTTCGGCCCGAATTTCAGATGGCATGTCGGGTATTGAACGTTTTGATGCCTACGTCAATGGTGAGTGGGTATTGATGAATTATGATTACAAACGCAGTTATATTTGGTCTGACAAACTGGTAGATTCCCTCGATTTTGAAGGTACGTTGCGCTTAGAGGTGCGGGATAGAGCGGGGAATGTAGCGGTTGTTGAAAGTGAAATCAAAGAAGCGGTGGTTCGTCCTGCCGCAGCTTCAAAACGCACCAAATCAAAAGCCGTCGCTGGTCGTCGAAAAAAGGCAACAAAGGCGACGGGTAAAGCAAAAAAATCTTCCAAAAAACGCGCTAAGCGATAA
- a CDS encoding fumarylacetoacetate hydrolase family protein: MKIICIGRNYVDHIHELQNAIPEDPVIFQKPDTALLKEGAAFYLPDFSQDVHHEVEIVVKISKMGKNIDEKFAHKYYDQVGIGIDFTARDLQSKLKTKGLPWELSKAFDGSAPISDFVSKAEFADMQDINFHLEVNGETRQQGNTSLMLFKIDYIISFVSRFFTLKTGDLIFTGTPKGVGPVKAGDKLTAFVEGKKMLEFEVK; the protein is encoded by the coding sequence ATGAAAATCATTTGCATAGGTCGTAACTACGTTGATCATATTCACGAACTTCAAAATGCCATTCCAGAAGACCCCGTCATTTTCCAAAAGCCCGACACGGCGTTGTTGAAGGAAGGAGCCGCATTTTATTTGCCCGATTTCTCACAAGATGTTCACCATGAAGTAGAGATTGTGGTGAAAATCAGTAAGATGGGCAAAAATATTGACGAAAAGTTTGCCCATAAATACTACGACCAAGTAGGCATTGGGATTGATTTTACCGCGCGTGATTTACAATCAAAGCTAAAAACCAAAGGCTTGCCGTGGGAATTGTCCAAGGCATTTGACGGTTCCGCCCCGATTTCCGACTTTGTTTCAAAGGCAGAATTTGCGGATATGCAAGACATCAATTTCCATCTGGAAGTAAATGGCGAAACGCGCCAACAAGGCAATACTTCTTTGATGTTGTTCAAAATAGACTACATAATATCGTTTGTATCTCGCTTTTTTACCCTCAAAACAGGAGACCTGATTTTTACGGGTACGCCCAAAGGAGTAGGCCCTGTAAAAGCAGGCGACAAGCTCACGGCTTTCGTTGAAGGTAAAAAAATGTTGGAATTTGAGGTTAAGTAA